A section of the Humulus lupulus chromosome 2, drHumLupu1.1, whole genome shotgun sequence genome encodes:
- the LOC133814131 gene encoding uncharacterized protein LOC133814131 has product MNSHYGSSSYLASSSSSSNDDDYYDDLEKQVVCQITANNNFCITQHQNNEGSHRGSIPGHIVVNRDRENANHNLFNDYFAENPRFSASMFRRRFRMGRALFLHIYDVVQRHDNYFVQRRDGLGKLGLSGLQKVTVVFRMLAYGVPADATDEYIKIGESTALESLKRFYRVVVAVFGARYLRSPNADDVARLLHIGESRGFPGMLGSLDCMHWKWKNCPTAWGGQYAGRSGSPTIILEAVADYDLWIWYAYFGLPGSNNDINVLEASHLFADLAAGVSPPANYVIKGKEYNMGYYLADGPARLWNKRILHDIMTSCIIMHNMIIEDERNFNAPIEERFEVSNPEVEKVGNDDARFQEFLARYRKIKDKDAHIALRNALIKHLWDEYSIGKLV; this is encoded by the exons ATGAATTCTCATTATGGTAGTTCATCTTATTTAGcatcgtcttcttcttcttcaaatgaTGATGATTATTATGATGATCTAGAAAAACAAGTGGTATGTCAAATTACTGCTAACAACAATTTTTGCATCACTCAACACCAAAATAACGAAGGGTCACACAGGGGCTCAATTCCTGGTCATATAGTAGTCAATCGTGACCGAGAAAATGCTAATCACAATCTCTTCAATGACTATTTTGCAGAGAACCCTCGATTTTCTGCCTCGATGTTCCGCCGAAGATTCCGAATGGGTCGTGCTTTATTCCTTCATATTTATGATGTTGTACAAAGGCATGACAATTACTTCGTCCAACGAAGAGATGGACTCGGTAAGCTTGGGTTATCGGGTCTACAAAAAGTAACAGTCGTATTTCGAATGTTGGCATATGGTGTACCGGCAGATGCTACCGACGAGTACATCAAAATAGGAGAATCTACTGCTTTGGAAAGTTTGAAACGATTTTATCGTGTTGTTGTTGCGGTCTTTGGAGCCCGCTATCTTCGATCACCTAACGCTGATGATGTTGCAAGGCTACTACACATTGGTGAAAGTCGAGGTTTTCCAGGAATGTTGGGTAGTTTAGATTGTATGCATTGGAAATGGAAAAATTGTCCTACGGCTTGGGGAGGACAATACGCTGGTCGTAGTGGATCTCCGACTATTATTCTTGAAGCTGTAGCTGACTATGATCTTTGGATATGGTATGCATATTTTGGTCTACCTGGATCTAACAATGATATTAACGTGTTGGAGGCGTCCCATCTTTTTGCTGATCTTGCTGCGGGTGTTTCTCCACCCgctaattatgtcattaaaggGAAAGAGTATAATATGGGTTATTATTTAGCCGACG GACCAGCGCGTCTATGGAATAAGAGGATATTACATGATATAATGACTTCATGTATTATTATGCATAATATGATAATAGAAGATGAACGCAACTTTAATGCACCCATTGAAGAACGGTTTGAAGTGTCAAATCCAGAAGTTGAGAAGGTGGGTAATGACGATGCTCGATTTCAAGAATTTCTAGCTCGATATAGAAAAATCAAAGATAAGGATGCTCACATTGCACTTCGAAATGCATTAATTAAACACTTGTGGGACGAATATAGTATCGGAAAAttagtttaa